The genomic interval ACCGGGTGGTGCAGGAGGCCCTGACCAACGTCCACAAGCACGCGGCGGGCGCGAAGACGTGGGTGCGGCTGGCGCACCGGGGCGCCGAGGTCGCCATGCAGGTGGAGAACGGCCCCACGGACGCGGCGACCGCCGACGCGGGCCTCCCCAGCGGCGGAAACGGCCTGGTCGGCATGCGCGAACGCGTCCTGGCCCTGGGCGGCGTCTTCGTCTCGGGCCCGACGGACGCGGGCGGCTTCAGGGTTTCAGCGGTCCTCCCGGACGAGAACGGCGCCTGAATCCCGCCCGGCGGTGGGCATTTCAAGCCCGTCCGGCGTTTGCGGACGGAACCCTCGCGGTGGTGACCGCCCGCCCGGTGTGAACCGGCGTCGCCGGAAACCGCTCAGCCCGAGACCAGCCGCTCCGGCTGCAACCCCGTCACCAGCGTCGCCAGCGCCGTATCGATGTCCTGGCCCAGATACCAGTCCCCGGTGTGGTCGATGGAGTACACCCGCCCCGCCAGGTCGATCGCCAGGACGGCCTGCCCGTCCCCCTCCTCGCCGAGCGGCGCGACCTCGGTCGCCAGCGCGCGGCCGAGGTCGCCCAGGGTGCGGGCGAGGTGCAGCCCGCTCAGCGGGTCGATGCGGACGGCCGGCGGCGCGATCTGGCGCCCCGGCGCGGTGGCGGTGATGTGGAGGCCCCCGAACTCCGCCCACGCCTCGACCGCCGCCGGGAAGACGGCGTGCTGGTGCCCGGCGGGCGAGGCGTGCGAGCGCAGGGCGTCGGCCCACTCCTCGGCCTGGCGGATGTCCCAGCGGCCGGGCGCCCAGCCGGCGGCGCGCAGGGCGGCGTCGACGGCGACGGGGAAGCGGGTGGCGGACTGCCGGTCGGGGCCGGTCTGCCGGGGCAGGTCGGTGCGGTCGTGCATGGGCGCGGTCAGCTCTTCTCTGCGGTGGTGGCCGCGCCGCTCGCGGTGAGGTCGACCGGGCGC from Streptomyces drozdowiczii carries:
- a CDS encoding SUKH-3 domain-containing protein; this encodes MHDRTDLPRQTGPDRQSATRFPVAVDAALRAAGWAPGRWDIRQAEEWADALRSHASPAGHQHAVFPAAVEAWAEFGGLHITATAPGRQIAPPAVRIDPLSGLHLARTLGDLGRALATEVAPLGEEGDGQAVLAIDLAGRVYSIDHTGDWYLGQDIDTALATLVTGLQPERLVSG